The following are from one region of the Phycisphaeraceae bacterium genome:
- the ychF gene encoding redox-regulated ATPase YchF — translation MEAGIVGLPNVGKSTLFNALTAAGALAANYPFATIEPNVGVVPIPDPRLATIRELIESQKIVPAMLRLVDIAGLVRGASKGEGKGNAFLGHIRDVDAIVQVVRCFEKAPGGEDITHVEGSVNPLRDIATIEQELILADLQTLESAFPKAERAARSKDRDALGRLAAIKALMPILEGEQPARALKVTDPDTIRGIKSLGLITIKPVLYVANVDDTDVNGHSAKAEAVRAHAKSVGSQMVPVCARIESELSELDAADKMEMLRDMGMEEPALNALARAAYRLLGYQSFYTAGPKEIRAWTIPAGTKAPQAAGTIHSDFERGFIRVEVYSVDDLVAHKTEKAIREAGKMRVEGKEYVMRDADVCHFLFNV, via the coding sequence ATGGAAGCAGGCATCGTCGGGCTGCCCAATGTTGGCAAGAGCACACTGTTTAATGCGTTGACGGCAGCGGGTGCGCTGGCGGCCAACTATCCGTTCGCGACGATCGAGCCCAATGTCGGCGTGGTGCCAATTCCCGATCCGCGATTGGCAACCATTCGGGAACTGATCGAGTCGCAGAAGATCGTGCCCGCGATGCTGCGGCTGGTCGATATCGCGGGGCTGGTGCGCGGGGCGAGCAAGGGGGAGGGCAAGGGCAATGCCTTCCTCGGGCACATCCGCGATGTCGATGCGATTGTGCAGGTGGTGCGGTGTTTCGAGAAGGCTCCGGGTGGCGAGGACATCACGCATGTCGAGGGCTCGGTCAATCCGCTGCGCGACATCGCGACGATCGAGCAGGAACTGATCCTGGCCGATCTCCAGACGCTTGAGAGCGCGTTTCCCAAGGCTGAACGCGCAGCACGCAGCAAGGACCGTGACGCTCTCGGGCGGCTGGCGGCGATCAAGGCGCTGATGCCAATCCTCGAGGGCGAGCAACCGGCCCGCGCGCTCAAAGTCACGGACCCGGACACGATCAGAGGCATCAAGAGCCTCGGACTCATCACGATCAAGCCGGTTCTGTATGTTGCCAATGTTGACGACACTGATGTCAACGGCCACAGCGCCAAGGCCGAGGCAGTACGGGCGCACGCCAAGAGCGTTGGGTCGCAGATGGTACCGGTTTGTGCGCGCATCGAGTCGGAACTTTCAGAACTCGATGCGGCGGACAAGATGGAGATGTTGCGCGACATGGGCATGGAAGAGCCGGCGCTCAATGCGCTGGCCCGCGCGGCGTATCGGTTGCTGGGCTATCAGAGTTTCTATACCGCAGGACCCAAGGAAATCCGCGCGTGGACCATTCCCGCGGGCACCAAGGCACCGCAGGCTGCCGGGACGATCCACTCGGACTTCGAGCGCGGGTTCATTCGCGTCGAGGTGTATTCAGTCGATGATCTTGTCGCGCACAAGACCGAGAAGGCCATTCGTGAGGCGGGCAAGATGCGCGTCGAGGGCAAGGAATACGTGATGCGCGATGCGGATGTGTGTCACTTCCTGTTCAATGTGTGA